The Nitrospirota bacterium genome has a segment encoding these proteins:
- a CDS encoding glycoside hydrolase family 3 protein codes for MYRRIILITVCLFFFSPSVLCAGDDIDDRIASMTLRQKVGQLIMIGIRERTLSRQEIMHLKKISPGGIVFYGRNVRHASDIPPLIAQIRESIEESGFPVFFATDQEGGIVHRVGGEDYKPPSAVTIGATGSEKIAREVGLSVGSALRTLGINVNLAPVLDVPHDILSAPITPRCFSSTPETVEKLGVAYICGIQESGILSAAKHFPGIGRALVDSHYALPSITWKNAREREADLMPFTSAVRSGVDFIMVGHVVGEPGDGKTPVSLSSYWMKDVLRDEIGFDGLIIVDNIEMKPIQDMMPIPKAAVESLRAGADIIMVSHERENQESVFQTVLHAAEQGDISMQRLDDSLRRILRAKKKLMSRGPENKGVQSLRDISTTVAGHSVIGIKREGAPDFPLSGTGTVLYAGNNLLLYKTLVDMFKTAENMNTTMGNFLKIYPSLNPEDFLRKFDALIIDADYPDAAVLVSFCNALKIPYLVLKIRPSDIRNTLEKLRPVHLLVVFEAERVYLETGLEILSGKRQMLGRLPYDLPLPSGYVYLNPTR; via the coding sequence ATGTACAGAAGAATTATTCTGATAACAGTGTGTCTTTTCTTTTTTTCGCCGTCCGTTCTGTGTGCAGGGGATGATATTGATGATCGTATTGCCTCCATGACCCTCAGGCAGAAGGTGGGGCAGCTTATCATGATAGGGATACGGGAGAGAACTCTCAGCAGGCAGGAAATCATGCATCTGAAGAAAATCAGCCCCGGTGGCATAGTATTCTATGGAAGGAATGTGCGTCATGCTTCAGATATCCCCCCGCTTATCGCCCAAATCCGGGAGAGTATCGAAGAATCCGGTTTTCCGGTATTTTTTGCAACAGATCAGGAAGGAGGCATCGTCCACAGGGTTGGGGGAGAAGACTATAAACCTCCTTCCGCAGTGACAATCGGTGCGACCGGTTCGGAGAAAATTGCACGGGAAGTGGGTCTGTCGGTGGGCAGCGCGCTCAGAACACTAGGCATCAATGTCAATCTTGCTCCTGTGCTTGATGTACCGCATGATATCCTTTCTGCACCGATAACGCCGAGATGTTTCAGCAGCACACCTGAAACCGTAGAGAAACTGGGCGTTGCGTACATCTGCGGTATCCAGGAATCCGGTATTCTCTCTGCGGCAAAGCATTTCCCGGGAATCGGAAGGGCGCTGGTGGATTCTCATTATGCCCTGCCGTCCATAACATGGAAGAATGCCCGGGAGCGAGAGGCAGATCTGATGCCGTTTACGAGTGCGGTGAGATCCGGTGTTGATTTCATCATGGTCGGTCATGTTGTCGGTGAACCAGGTGACGGAAAAACCCCGGTATCACTCTCATCCTACTGGATGAAGGACGTGTTGAGGGATGAAATAGGGTTTGATGGGTTGATTATCGTGGACAACATCGAAATGAAACCAATACAGGATATGATGCCGATACCGAAAGCGGCAGTCGAGTCATTGAGGGCAGGAGCTGATATCATCATGGTCAGCCATGAGAGGGAAAATCAGGAGTCGGTCTTTCAGACGGTTCTGCACGCTGCTGAGCAAGGGGATATTTCGATGCAGCGCCTTGATGACTCCCTGAGAAGGATTTTGCGTGCGAAGAAAAAATTGATGTCACGAGGGCCTGAAAACAAGGGTGTGCAAAGTCTCAGGGATATCTCAACAACCGTTGCCGGCCATTCCGTGATCGGGATCAAAAGGGAGGGGGCGCCGGATTTTCCCTTGTCCGGTACGGGAACAGTCCTGTATGCAGGGAATAATCTTCTGCTGTACAAGACTCTCGTTGACATGTTCAAAACTGCTGAAAACATGAATACGACCATGGGAAATTTCCTGAAGATCTATCCGTCCCTGAACCCCGAGGATTTTCTTCGAAAATTCGATGCATTGATTATCGATGCTGACTATCCCGATGCCGCGGTGCTCGTCTCTTTCTGCAATGCACTGAAAATCCCGTATTTGGTGCTCAAGATCCGTCCTTCAGATATCAGAAATACTCTCGAAAAACTCAGACCGGTACATTTGTTAGTCGTCTTTGAGGCTGAAAGGGTATATCTCGAAACCGGACTGGAGATACTCAGTGGCAAGAGGCAGATGCTCGGACGGCTGCCGTATGATCTTCCGCTTCCTTCCGGGTATGTTTACCTAAATCCCACCCGTTGA
- the trpA gene encoding tryptophan synthase subunit alpha, producing MSRIGNTFRTLKQKGKKAFIPYIMAGDPSLEITEKTVHLLKECGADIVELGVPFSDPLADGPTIQRASERALLNGITLKKVVSFVKTLRNTTEVPIVLMTYFNPVFKYGPGRFVTDATDAGVDGVIIPDLPPDEAGDFIKLSRNAGLDTIFLIAPTSTEDRIIKVTKAARGFVYYVSITGITGSVLTLDGSMDTVISHIRRHTEKPVAVGFGISRPEEASVVSGMADGIIVGSAIVRMLHESPEALRQYLVSLRKAIP from the coding sequence ATGTCAAGAATCGGGAATACCTTCAGAACCCTGAAGCAGAAAGGGAAAAAAGCCTTTATTCCCTATATCATGGCGGGGGACCCTTCCCTTGAAATAACCGAAAAAACCGTGCATCTCCTGAAGGAATGCGGAGCGGACATTGTTGAACTGGGGGTGCCTTTTTCAGACCCCCTGGCTGACGGGCCGACAATTCAGCGCGCGTCTGAAAGGGCGCTGCTGAATGGCATCACACTGAAAAAAGTGGTATCGTTTGTTAAGACATTGCGGAATACCACAGAAGTGCCCATTGTGCTCATGACATATTTTAACCCTGTATTCAAGTATGGTCCCGGACGTTTTGTGACAGACGCAACAGACGCAGGTGTCGACGGTGTAATAATCCCCGATCTGCCGCCTGATGAGGCAGGAGATTTCATCAAGCTGTCAAGAAATGCAGGGCTCGATACCATATTCCTTATCGCACCGACATCAACTGAAGACAGAATAATAAAGGTAACAAAAGCAGCACGCGGGTTTGTCTATTATGTATCCATAACCGGCATTACAGGGTCTGTTCTGACTCTTGACGGATCAATGGATACCGTGATTTCGCATATCAGGAGGCATACTGAAAAGCCCGTTGCAGTCGGATTTGGGATATCAAGGCCTGAAGAAGCATCAGTCGTTTCAGGGATGGCAGACGGGATTATCGTTGGCAGTGCAATTGTAAGGATGCTCCATGAATCTCCTGAAGCTCTCAGGCAGTATCTGGTCAGCCTGAGAAAGGCCATCCCATGA
- a CDS encoding fibronectin type III domain-containing protein has translation MKKLSILFILAFLSLNIHCGGGGGSASFTSGKTKVTINLGETRTGAGGLFVKASSTIPTNVTSIRFSITAPDMAEISETVQVAGQSTVSKQFDVPNGPNRNFVVEAINDALSPPDNVTYRGETYANLDGNPVALFIVMVSTDSVPPAFGGLVSATATSTTSVELVWAPASDNVTPQANIQYLIYMATSSGAQNFSAPSFVTPQGATSLTVIGLNPSTTYYFVVRAKDERGLIDTNVTEKSATTLSPPDTTPPSFNGLVSATAISSSEILLEWDPASDNASDPAHIDYLIYVATSSGEQNLAVANSASAPGATSFTVTGLGPDTTYYFIVRARDAAYNIDSNTVEKSATTKSMPDTTPPSFSGLVSATALSTSSIRLSWNPATDDVTPASDIAYYIYMSAFSKGQNFTIPRDIVLSAATATVTSLSPATTYYFVVRAADNTGNMEQNTVEKSATTLTPSFVDLQPVNAIINSFDISFDVVNNGTANAVNAVVFVESTDACVFYDCNSAMVSVPAGGSQNVVITLSYMPIEYRITVDPDNNIAESNESNNCISNITNWCGSSPPASCSTGGI, from the coding sequence ATGAAAAAGCTGAGCATACTGTTCATTCTTGCTTTTCTGTCACTGAATATACACTGCGGGGGAGGAGGAGGTTCCGCATCGTTCACCTCCGGCAAGACGAAGGTAACAATCAATCTCGGCGAGACAAGGACCGGAGCCGGGGGGCTGTTTGTTAAGGCATCCTCGACCATACCAACGAACGTGACCAGCATCCGGTTCAGCATCACAGCGCCTGATATGGCAGAAATCTCCGAGACTGTTCAGGTTGCAGGACAAAGCACGGTCTCGAAGCAGTTCGATGTCCCGAACGGCCCGAACAGAAATTTCGTGGTCGAAGCGATAAATGATGCGCTCAGTCCTCCTGACAACGTTACCTACCGCGGAGAGACCTATGCAAATCTGGATGGAAATCCTGTCGCACTCTTCATCGTTATGGTATCAACAGACAGCGTTCCACCGGCTTTTGGTGGTCTTGTGTCTGCAACTGCAACTTCTACAACTTCGGTCGAACTCGTTTGGGCTCCTGCATCCGATAATGTCACACCACAGGCCAACATACAATATCTCATTTATATGGCAACGTCGTCCGGAGCACAAAACTTCTCTGCACCAAGTTTTGTCACGCCTCAGGGGGCGACTTCATTGACAGTCATCGGTCTGAACCCGTCCACGACGTATTACTTCGTCGTACGGGCAAAGGACGAGCGTGGCCTCATCGATACAAATGTGACAGAGAAATCCGCAACTACCCTTTCCCCTCCGGACACCACCCCTCCCTCTTTCAACGGTCTGGTATCGGCAACTGCGATCTCATCAAGCGAAATCCTGCTGGAATGGGATCCCGCGTCCGACAATGCTTCCGATCCGGCGCATATCGATTATCTGATCTATGTTGCGACGTCGTCCGGAGAACAGAATCTCGCTGTTGCCAATTCTGCCAGCGCACCCGGTGCAACGTCATTCACTGTGACCGGACTGGGACCTGATACCACATATTATTTTATTGTCAGGGCAAGAGATGCGGCATACAATATTGACAGCAATACGGTGGAGAAATCTGCTACAACAAAATCAATGCCTGACACCACCCCCCCCTCTTTCAGCGGTCTGGTATCGGCAACAGCGCTCAGTACTTCATCGATACGTCTTTCATGGAATCCTGCAACAGACGATGTCACACCAGCATCAGATATCGCCTACTATATTTACATGTCGGCTTTTTCAAAAGGCCAGAACTTTACAATCCCGAGAGATATTGTCTTAAGTGCTGCAACCGCCACTGTCACAAGCCTCTCTCCTGCCACGACATACTATTTTGTCGTCAGGGCAGCGGACAATACCGGGAATATGGAGCAAAACACGGTCGAGAAATCCGCCACAACCTTAACACCGAGCTTTGTCGACCTCCAGCCGGTGAACGCAATAATAAACAGTTTTGATATCAGCTTCGATGTGGTAAACAACGGAACAGCCAATGCGGTCAATGCAGTGGTATTCGTGGAAAGTACCGATGCCTGCGTATTCTATGACTGCAACTCTGCGATGGTTTCAGTTCCCGCAGGCGGCAGTCAGAATGTGGTCATCACACTAAGCTATATGCCAATTGAATACAGAATCACTGTCGATCCCGACAACAACATTGCAGAATCCAATGAATCAAATAACTGTATCTCTAACATTACGAACTGGTGCGGGTCTTCGCCACCAGCTTCCTGTTCAACGGGTGGGATTTAG
- the accD gene encoding acetyl-CoA carboxylase, carboxyltransferase subunit beta: MAWFKKTKDIKADKKGKIQEGLWVKCEGCKEIIYKKEIERNLKICPKCNYHFRISSRERLKLLADEGSFTEMDEGLMTVDPLHFKDSISYKERIRENQKKSTLPEAVISGDALIKGHPVCLIIMDFSFMGGSMGSVVGEKVSRAAERAIEKKQPLITVASSGGARMQEGIFSLMQMAKVSAAIGKLKDNGMLYISILCDPTFGGVTASFATLGDIIIAEPKSLIGFAGPRVIEQTIKQPLPDDFQRADFLLSHGMIDLVLDRKNLRETLARLFELLL, translated from the coding sequence ATGGCGTGGTTTAAGAAGACAAAAGATATCAAGGCTGACAAAAAGGGGAAAATACAGGAAGGCCTCTGGGTCAAATGCGAAGGCTGCAAGGAAATAATATACAAGAAGGAGATAGAAAGGAACCTGAAGATCTGTCCCAAGTGCAACTACCACTTCAGGATAAGTTCGCGGGAGCGGCTGAAACTTCTTGCTGATGAGGGAAGCTTCACGGAGATGGATGAGGGTCTCATGACAGTCGATCCCCTTCACTTCAAGGATTCCATTTCATATAAAGAAAGGATACGAGAGAATCAGAAAAAAAGCACTCTTCCTGAGGCTGTAATCTCAGGGGATGCGCTCATAAAAGGGCATCCTGTCTGTCTCATCATCATGGACTTTTCTTTTATGGGCGGAAGCATGGGATCCGTTGTTGGGGAAAAGGTCTCACGGGCCGCGGAAAGGGCAATAGAAAAAAAACAGCCTCTTATTACTGTTGCTTCTTCCGGCGGGGCAAGGATGCAGGAAGGAATCTTTTCCCTCATGCAGATGGCAAAGGTATCTGCTGCAATCGGAAAACTGAAGGATAACGGAATGCTCTACATTTCGATCCTCTGTGATCCCACATTCGGGGGGGTCACCGCAAGCTTTGCTACGCTCGGCGACATCATTATTGCCGAACCGAAAAGCCTGATCGGCTTTGCCGGTCCGAGAGTCATTGAACAGACGATAAAGCAGCCGCTTCCCGATGATTTCCAGAGGGCGGATTTCCTCCTTTCGCACGGCATGATTGACCTCGTACTTGACAGAAAAAACCTGAGAGAAACCCTCGCAAGACTGTTCGAACTTCTTTTATGA
- the trpB gene encoding tryptophan synthase subunit beta, translating into MKKRPDRRGYFGIYGGRFVPETLMPALLELEEAFYRSRKDREFQKQLAHLRKTYIGRPTPLYFARRLTEHLGGAKIYLKREDLAHTGAHKINNAVGQVLLAKLMGKKRVIAETGAGQHGVATATGAALVGLECGIYMGTEDMKRQSLNVFRMRLLGAKVTEVPTGSMTLKDAINEALRDWTTNVRSTHYILGTVFGPHPFPMMVRDFQSVIGRETKTQILEAEGKLPDYLIACVGGGSNAIGLFHEFLDREVKMIGVEAGGRGIETGEHAARFAGGSLGVFQGCKSYLLQDDDGNVLGTHSVSAGLDYASVGPEHSFLKDSGRIQYSYATDDEALSAFEMLSMTDGIIPALESAHALAEVIKLAPLLPRDAVIVVNLSGRGDKDVQQVARIKGIEL; encoded by the coding sequence ATCAAAAAAAGACCTGACAGAAGGGGATATTTCGGCATCTACGGAGGCCGTTTTGTACCTGAGACTCTCATGCCTGCTCTCCTGGAACTCGAGGAAGCCTTTTACCGCTCCAGAAAAGACCGAGAGTTTCAAAAACAGCTTGCCCATCTCCGGAAAACCTATATAGGAAGACCCACACCCCTGTATTTTGCCCGGAGACTGACTGAGCATCTGGGAGGTGCAAAAATATACCTGAAGCGTGAAGATCTGGCTCACACCGGTGCTCACAAGATCAATAATGCGGTTGGACAGGTGCTGCTTGCAAAACTGATGGGCAAGAAGCGTGTTATCGCTGAAACGGGAGCCGGACAGCATGGTGTCGCGACTGCAACAGGAGCCGCCCTTGTCGGCCTCGAATGCGGAATTTACATGGGAACGGAGGATATGAAAAGGCAGTCGCTGAATGTGTTCAGGATGCGACTGCTCGGCGCAAAAGTCACTGAAGTTCCGACCGGCTCAATGACACTGAAAGATGCGATCAATGAGGCTCTACGCGATTGGACAACCAACGTGCGCTCGACTCATTACATACTCGGCACAGTGTTCGGCCCGCACCCGTTCCCGATGATGGTGAGGGATTTCCAGTCCGTCATCGGCAGGGAAACGAAAACGCAGATCCTTGAGGCAGAGGGGAAACTCCCTGATTATCTCATCGCATGTGTCGGTGGCGGAAGCAATGCAATAGGCCTTTTCCATGAATTCCTTGACAGGGAAGTGAAAATGATCGGCGTAGAAGCAGGAGGAAGGGGCATCGAAACCGGGGAACATGCGGCGCGGTTTGCGGGTGGCTCTCTCGGTGTCTTCCAGGGATGTAAAAGCTATCTGCTGCAGGACGATGACGGGAATGTCCTCGGCACGCATTCTGTATCAGCAGGCCTTGATTATGCGTCTGTCGGGCCGGAGCATTCCTTCCTGAAAGACTCAGGACGTATTCAGTATTCTTACGCAACTGACGATGAAGCTCTTTCCGCCTTCGAAATGCTTTCTATGACCGACGGCATCATACCCGCCCTCGAATCAGCACATGCACTGGCTGAAGTCATAAAGCTTGCCCCTCTGCTTCCGCGGGATGCGGTCATTGTGGTAAACCTCTCCGGACGAGGCGACAAGGACGTTCAGCAGGTTGCAAGGATTAAGGGGATCGAACTGTAA